From the Leptospira inadai serovar Lyme str. 10 genome, the window CGGAAGGAACCAAGGTGAAAAAAGGGGAACAGATAGGAGAAGTAGGAAAAACCGGAAGAGCTACCGGTTTTCATTTACATTTCGAAGTATTACGAAATAGTCAAAAACAACGACCCATTTTTAGGGGTCACGTTTAATGCTCAGAAGTATATATCTTAGTCCTTTCCTTAGAATCGTATTCCCCATCCTTTCCGTAACATCTCTTCTTTTCGTATTGATTCTCGTCGGCTGGAACAAAACCGATCCGGAATTTTATTCGGTAGATTCCCCGATTCCCCAAGGAGAGGATAATGCTCTCTTTTTTTCAGAGGCGACACACGAAGGAAAGATTTCCGAACCGTTTGCGATCGCTTTGGATTCGAAAGGACGGATTTACACCGGATCCTCCGACGGAAACATCTATAGAATTAAGACGGACGGAAAAGTGGAGATTTTCGCGAGAACTTCCGGAAGACCTCTGGGTCTGGCTTTCGACGGGAAAGGGAACTTAGTGACATGTCTTTCCGGAGTGGGACTCGCTTTTTACGACCCGCAAGGGAAGGAAAATATCCTAGCGAGGCAGGACGAACGGGGAAATACATTAGAAAATCTTTATGGATTAGATATAGCCTCCGACGGAACGGTTTATTTTACCGAAGTTAGTAGAAAATTTTCGTATGATTCCTCTTACTTAGAAGAGCTCGAATCCAGGCCTAACGGAAGGATCTTGGCTTATAAGCCGGAAGACCAATCCGTTTCCGTAGTTTTAGACGAAGTATACGCACCTACCGGAATAGCGCTCTCTTCGAGAGAGGAATTTTTGGTGTATGCGGAAAAGTACAGACACCGGGTCACCCGATTTTGGTTGAAAGGAAACAAAACCGGAAAAGAACGATTTTTTATCACTCATCTTCCCGGTAGTCCTGCCTTGATCCACTCGGATAAAAAAGACGCATTCTGGATCGCCCTTTCGGCACCGCGGCATAAGCTGATCGATAAAATTCAGGAAAAACCTATCCTAAAAAAATACGTCGCAGCGCTTCCCTTTTTTTTTAAACCGAAGGAAGGAACTCTGAGCTATGTCCTGGGAATGAACGAGGCGGGTGATGTGATATTCGCACTGACCGACTCCTCTTCAAGTCGAGTCGGATCGACCACGGCTGTACTCGAATTCGGCAGGGGACTTTTACTTGCCGGAAACACATCCGACAAAATATGGAAATGGAAATTCGAGACTTTAGAATCGTTTTTTTAATCTATAAAAGATCCGCGCAAGGGATGCGCAGGGACGCGGTCGGAACGACCGCGTGTCCAAAGGACCGAGCGGGACTCCGCGAGCCCGGAGCAGCCCGACCCCGAAGGGGATGCGCCCCCTTACATAGAACCTAGTAAACTTCTAAGATTATCGATACCGTAGCGTTCGGCAAAAGTTCCGAATCTCTCTCCGGCATGACCCTCTTTCTTCCATAATTCAAACGCTTTTTCAAGCTGAACGGGGATATCGGCGAAGGCGACTTTCTTAGCTACGTAGTCTCC encodes:
- a CDS encoding SMP-30/gluconolactonase/LRE family protein; the encoded protein is MLRSIYLSPFLRIVFPILSVTSLLFVLILVGWNKTDPEFYSVDSPIPQGEDNALFFSEATHEGKISEPFAIALDSKGRIYTGSSDGNIYRIKTDGKVEIFARTSGRPLGLAFDGKGNLVTCLSGVGLAFYDPQGKENILARQDERGNTLENLYGLDIASDGTVYFTEVSRKFSYDSSYLEELESRPNGRILAYKPEDQSVSVVLDEVYAPTGIALSSREEFLVYAEKYRHRVTRFWLKGNKTGKERFFITHLPGSPALIHSDKKDAFWIALSAPRHKLIDKIQEKPILKKYVAALPFFFKPKEGTLSYVLGMNEAGDVIFALTDSSSSRVGSTTAVLEFGRGLLLAGNTSDKIWKWKFETLESFF